The region CGTCGTGTTAGCGGTGCTCCTCAACACGGCTATTTACACCGGCAATATCGCGACTCGTGATGCAGGTCCGGGAACGGGTGTGGTTGTGGAGTACGAACAGGCTGCCACCGGAATGGCCGACCGCTCGCTGCGGACCGTCAATATCGAGAACAACAGCAACTACACCAATCTCGAGACGACGTTCAACGACACCGTCTCGATTTGGAGCGACCGCGCGAACACCCATAGCTCGGCCGCTCTTGCGGACGCACACGTCTCGGTCGTCGAAACCAAGCGCGGGACGAAAATCGGCCAGAACGGCACCCGGAATTTCACCGACGACAACAACAGCCGACAGTGGACCGTGGCGAACAACACGACTGCTCGTGCGTTTCAGATGACCGTCGAACAAGGATCGCTCGGTGACGACGATCTGTTTGCTGACGATCCGGAGTTCGCTGTCGAATTCGCAGACGGGGGTGAGGAACTGACACTCTACATATACAATAGCGGGACGCTCACGAATGACGTGACAGTCGTGCTCTACGACGACGGCACCGAAGTCAGTGAGTGTAGCGTCTCTGCAGGAGCGGACGATCGTGTCAGTATCGACTTCTCGGCAGCCACGCTCGCTGGTGAGGACTGCGATGCGCTCGAGGAGCTCACCAGCCGCCTCCCCCCCCAGTACACAGTGACCTTCGAGAACGGTACCTACGCCGAGGGCAACTACTCCCTCATCGTCGACCGCCCCATCAACAAACTCGAGACCGG is a window of halophilic archaeon DL31 DNA encoding:
- a CDS encoding hypothetical protein (KEGG: hvo:HVO_1156 hypothetical protein), translating into MADVARFREGDRAQLFLVGALALAVIFVVLAVLLNTAIYTGNIATRDAGPGTGVVVEYEQAATGMADRSLRTVNIENNSNYTNLETTFNDTVSIWSDRANTHSSAALADAHVSVVETKRGTKIGQNGTRNFTDDNNSRQWTVANNTTARAFQMTVEQGSLGDDDLFADDPEFAVEFADGGEELTLYIYNSGTLTNDVTVVLYDDGTEVSECSVSAGADDRVSIDFSAATLAGEDCDALEELTSRLPPQYTVTFENGTYAEGNYSLIVDRPINKLETGADDAAGGPYAAWALYSAELSVTYQSSVIYYRTNVRLAPEELDA